Proteins from one Camelina sativa cultivar DH55 chromosome 8, Cs, whole genome shotgun sequence genomic window:
- the LOC109125985 gene encoding glutathione S-transferase-like protein gedE has translation MKKIHGVKKKEFERAKDXPAKLPPKPLEFWAYEGSPFCKLVREVLVELELPHIQRSCARGSPKRQELLEKAGHFQVPYLEDPNTGVAMFESAEIVEYLKQTYAA, from the exons ATGAAGAAAAT ACatggggtaaaaaaaaaagagtttgaaagAGCCAAAGATANACCAGCAAAACTACCACCTAAGCCACTCGAATTCTGGGCATATGAG GGTTCCCCATTCTGCAAACTTGTACGAGAAGTTCTTGTAGAATTAGAGTTACCACACATTCAGCGCAG TTGTGCTCGCGGTAGCCCCAAACGGCAGGAATTGCTCGAAAAAGCTGGTCACTTTCAG GTGCCTTACCTGGAAGATCCAAACACTGGAGTTGCGATGTTTGAAAGTGCTGAAATCGTTGAATATCTCAAGCAAACTTATGCGGCttaa
- the LOC104709952 gene encoding uncharacterized protein LOC104709952: protein MAGMIVVNSIQLRQPPILRSISSSSSSPRRSSVRTLVMVKASSEPSDSVSVSTKTSGDTGAAVVFTAPPGFKPPEPKRFAIKSGKLFDVLGASIGLIFRFGTGVFVSGYSASFVSKEEIPADQYALRLGGITVKETSKIGPRPEKPIEIYEFEGCPFCRKVREMVAVLDLDILYYPCPRGSPNFRPKVKQMGGKQQFPYMVDPNTGVSMYESDGIIKYLSEKYGDGTVPLSLSLGALTAITAGFAMLGRAGKGNLYTPAKLPPKPLEFWAYEGSPFCKLVREVLVELELPHIQRSCARGSPKRQELLEKAGHFQVPYLEDPNTGVAMFESAEIVEYLKQTYAA, encoded by the exons ATGGCGGGGATGATAGTGGTGAACAGTATCCAGCTCCGTCAGCCTCCGATTCTCCgatcgatttcttcttcttcttcttctccgcggAGAAGTTCAGTTCGAACCCTAGTTATGGTGAAAGCTTCATCTGAACCTTCCGATTCTGTCTCAGTTTCTACGAAGACCAGTGGCGACACTGGAGCTGCTGTTGTATTCACTGCTCCTCCTGGTTTCAAGCCACCGGAGCCGAAACGGTTCGCTATCAAATCGGGAAAACTCTTCGATGTCTTGGGTGCTTCCATTGGTTTGATTTTCCGATTCGGCACTGGTGTTTTCGTTTCTGG GTACTCTGCATCGTTCGTGTCCAAGGAAGAGATTCCAGCTGACCAGTATGCGTTGCGTTTAGGCG GGATCACGGTAAAGGAAACCTCAAAGATCGGGCCTCGTCCTGAGAAACCCATTGAGATATATGAGTTTGAAGG CTGTCCCTTTTGCCGGaag GTCAGGGAAATGGTTGCGGTGTTGGATCTTGATATTTTATACTATCCTTGTCCAAGAGGGAGTCCAAATTTCCGTCCCAAGGTTAAACAGATGGGCGGGAAGCAACAGTTTCCGTACATG GTTGATCCCAATACAGGAGTGTCCATGTATGAATCAGATGGAATCATCAAATATCTATCTGAGAAATATG GAGATGGAACTGTGCCTTTAAGTCTGTCACTTGGTGCTTTAACG GCTATAACAGCTGGCTTTGCAATGCTTGGTCGTGCGGGAAAG GGTAACTTGTACACACCAGCAAAACTACCACCTAAGCCACTCGAATTCTGGGCATATGAG GGTTCCCCATTCTGCAAACTTGTACGAGAAGTTCTTGTAGAATTAGAGTTACCACACATTCAGCGCAG TTGTGCTCGCGGTAGCCCCAAACGGCAGGAATTGCTCGAAAAAGCTGGTCACTTTCAG GTGCCTTACCTGGAAGATCCAAACACTGGAGTTGCGATGTTTGAAAGTGCTGAAATCGTTGAATATCTCAAGCAAACTTATGCGGCttaa
- the LOC104708736 gene encoding uncharacterized protein At3g28850-like: MGCVSSKLGKKKLIREIRVNNGGDHIVSLTSTTYGHLDIEERAETSPPPPPKLLQELTKGEVFDESVIKPRRSVKRYDPEIINTWELMEDLEDSMHVSTTNPQKLISPKSRGIFGKSWKTPVKSTNISVESPKRGSSKRFGGKENNNRGVGNNNSSSRGVSPNQILKPKNILLETPKRGVMRLSFPLKSDEPSSLVIAQTTQRRKSYSPMFDPDLVASYERELSQEQEQIKMVISPVRRTERILENFPVKCPPGGENSVVIYITTLRGIRKTFEDCNVVRSILDSHEVRFSERDVSMHSVFKEEIRGLVGAKQVKIPAVFVKGRMVGSVEEVMKLEEEGKLGILLEGIPAARLGGGCCRGCGGMRFVMCVVCNGSCKVMEKEKKSMVKCLECNENGLVLCPICS; the protein is encoded by the coding sequence atgggttgTGTTTCTTCGAAACTAGGCAAGAAGAAACTGATAAGAGAGATTAGAGTCAACAACGGCGGCGATCACATTGTCTCTCTTACTTCAACTACTTATGGTCATCTCGATATCGAAGAACGAGCAGagacttctcctcctcctcctcctaagtTACTACAGGAACTCACGAAAGGAGAAGTCTTTGATGAATCTGTGATCAAACCAAGGAGATCTGTAAAGAGATATGATCCGGAGATTATCAACACTTGGGAACTTATGGAAGATCTTGAAGATTCAATGCACGTCTCTACTACTAATCCACAGAAGTTGATCAGTCCCAAATCTCGTGGCATTTTCGGGAAATCGTGGAAGACTCCGGTGAAGTCTACTAATATTAGTGTTGAGTCTCCGAAGAGAGGGAGTAGTAAGAGATTTGGTGGTAAAGAGAACAACAACAGAGGAGTGGGGAATAATAATAGTAGCTCGAGAGGTGTGAGTCCGAATCAGATTCTGAAGCCGAAGAACATTCTTCTCGAAACTCCAAAGAGAGGCGTCATGCGTTTGAGTTTCCCTTTGAAATCTGATGAACCGTCGTCTCTGGTGATTGCTCAGACGACTCAGAGGAGGAAGAGTTATAGTCCAATGTTCGATCCAGATCTCGTGGCTTCTTACGAGAGAGAGTTGTCTCAAGAGCAAGAGCAGATCAAGATGGTGATCTCTCCGGTGAGAAGAACAGAGAGAATCCTTGAGAATTTCCCGGTGAAATGTCCACCTGGAGGAGAGAACTCGgtggttatatatataacaactcTCAGAGGGATAAGGAAGACGTTTGAGGATTGTAATGTGGTGAGATCGATATTAGATTCTCACGAAGTTAGATTCTCGGAGAGGGATGTGTCGATGCACTCGGTGTTCAAGGAAGAGATCAGGGGACTCGTGGGAGCGAAACAGGTGAAGATACCGGCTGTGTTCGTGAAAGGGAGGATGGTAGGAAGTGTTGAGGAAGTGATGAAGTTAGAGGAAGAGGGCAAATTGGGGATTTTACTCGAAGGTATCCCGGCGGCGAGGCTAGGAGGAGGTTGCTGCCGTGGATGCGGAGGTATGAGGTTTGT